One Primulina huaijiensis isolate GDHJ02 chromosome 5, ASM1229523v2, whole genome shotgun sequence DNA segment encodes these proteins:
- the LOC140976364 gene encoding zinc finger protein CONSTANS-LIKE 5-like: MSMHGDGGPGTKYFPPARSCDYCESAAALLFCRSDSAFLCIACDSKLHVSNTKHERVWMCEVCEQAAAVVVCKADAAVLCSDCDSDIHSANPLARRHDRTPVVPFYENAESVVLKSAAAPFVSIYNPNSSGGVEQADLLTNASSWIPTKLPAESPDVKSIEFLLSESDQLLDFEISQQISSHLLGDCVVPVQTTTKPPVPSLSPQNVYSSDNRLEIDFTTSNVNSYNSSYTTSSLSHSVSSSSMDLGVVPDDISYSFPSNVMNSVVDLSGNQGFPALGLDREARVLRYREKRKNRRFQKTIRYASRKAYAETRPRVKGRFAKRTDGELELEGEPVFISGSPDYVFDARYDVFMSF, encoded by the exons ATGTCCATGCATGGAGATGGAGGACCGGGGACCAAGTATTTTCCGCCGGCCAGGAGCTGCGACTATTGCGAATCAGCGGCGGCGCTGCTATTCTGTAGGTCTGACTCTGCCTTCTTGTGTATCGCCTGCGATTCCAAGCTACATGTTTCCAACACAAAACACGAGCGCGTCTGGATGTGCGAGGTGTGCGAACAGGCCGCTGCTGTCGTCGTCTGTAAAGCTGACGCCGCCGTGCTTTGTTCCGACTGCGACAGCGATATACACTCTGCAAACCCCCTAGCCCGCCGCCACGACCGGACGCCGGTTGTTCCCTTTTACGAGAATGCCGAATCTGTTGTCTTGAAGTCCGCCGCTGCGCCGTTTGTGTCCATCTACAACCCCAACAGCAGCGGCGGCGTAGAACAGGCAGACCTTTTGACCAACGCATCATCATGGATACCAACAAAACTTCCTGCTGAAAGCCCGGACGTTAAATCCATTGAATTCTTGTTATCTGAATCAGATCAGCTCCTGGATTTCGAAATCTCTCAGCAAATCTCGTCACACCTTCTCGGCGACTGTGTTGTCCCTGTACAAACAACCACCAAACCGCCGGTGCCGTCTCTTTCACCCCAGAACGTCTACTCATCCGATAACCGACTCGAGATCGACTTCACGACATCCAACGTTAATTCTTACAACAGCAGCTACACCACCTCATCTCTAAGCCACAGT GTCTCATCATCGTCCATGGATTTAGGTGTTGTCCCCGACGACATATCGTACTCTTTTCCGAGCAACGTCATGAATTCCGTGGTCGATCTTAGCGGAAATCAAGGTTTCCCTGCCTTAGGACTGGACAGAGAAGCCAGGGTGTTGAGGTACAGGGAGAAACGAAAGAATCGAAGATTCCAGAAAACCATCCGATACGCTTCCCGGAAAGCGTACGCCGAAACCAGGCCAAGAGTCAAAGGCCGGTTCGCCAAGAGAACCGACGGCGAGCTGGAACTGGAAGGCGAACCGGTTTTCATCTCCGGCTCACCTGATTATGTCTTCGATGCCAGATACGATGTCTTTATGTCGTTCTAA
- the LOC140976365 gene encoding probable alpha,alpha-trehalose-phosphate synthase [UDP-forming] 11: MLSRSYFNLLNFEDYSGIGDRTRIPKVISVPGIISDFESESDVESPESFPFSPVSKKRRIIVANQLPLKCYKDSSQGKKWCFDWDKDAVSLQLRDGFSSDVEVVHVGCLSVDIDLSEQEEVSQLLFDKFKCVPTFLSSDLVNKFYHGFCKHYLWPLFHYMLPLSPNYGVGFDKAWWRAYVSANKIFADKVMEVINPDEDYVWVHDYHLMVFPTFLRKMYHRIKLGFFLHIPFPSSEMYRTLPVREEILRALLNCDLIGFHTFDYARHFLSCCGRMLGLDYQSKRGYIGLDYFGRTISIKILPIGVHMGQIQSLMALPDTTNKVRELKEKYDGKIVLLGIDDMDMFKGISLKFMALGLVLDENPIYRGRVVLVQIMNAPRSRGEDIQEVQNEMTKIATEVNQKHGKPGYEPIVCLNGPVSSQEKVAYYAISECVVVNAIRDGMNLMPYKYTVSRQGSPELDKALGLHGSATPRKSVTIVSEFIGCSPSLSGAIRVNPWDINSVTEAMVSGIKMTDSEKELRHEKHYKYILSHDIAYWARSFDKDLEKACAEQYNKRCWGIGFGLNSRVIALGQNFRKLSVELIVAAYNSMKNRLILLDYDGTVMPQDRVDKTPSPEVISVLNDLCSDPNNMVFIVSGRGKDSLGKWFSQCERLGLSAEHGYFTRWNKVSPWESCGLAVDLDWRKIVLPVMEHYTEATDGSWIEIKESALVWHHQEADPDFGSWQAKELLDHLESVLANDPVVVKRGQQIVEVKPQGVSKGMVVKNAIETMQIKGQPADFVLCIGDDRSDEDMFEAIASSVANRVLPAAAEVFACTVGQKPSMAKYYLDDTFEVIKMLQGLSAFASAQKSGLV, encoded by the exons ATGTTGTCGAGATCTTATTTTAATCTCTTGAACTTCGAGGACTATTCGGGTATTGGTGACCGAACCCGGATTCCGAAAGTGATTTCCGTACCAGGGATCATTTCAGATTTTGAAAGTGAAAGTGATGTTGAAAGCCCGGAATCTTTTCCATTCTCTCCTGTCAGTAAAAAGAGGAGAATAATTGTGGCCAACCAGCTGCCTTTAAAGTGTTACAAAGATTCTTCTCAAGGTAAAAAATGGTGCTTTGATTGGGATAAAGATGCCGTATCTTTGCAACTGAGGGATGGTTTTTCATCGGATGTGGAGGTTGTCCATGTGGGCTGTTTATCTGTGGATATTGATTTATCAGAACAAGAAGAGGTGTCTCAGTTATTATTTGATAAGTTCAAATGTGTGCCGACTTTCTTGTCTTCCGATTTGGTTAACAAGTTTTATCATGGTTTTTGTAAGCATTATTTGTGGCCTTTGTTTCATTATATGCTGCCTTTGTCACCGAATTATGGGGTCGGGTTTGATAAAGCCTGGTGGCGAGCTTATGTATCAGCGAACAAGATCTTTGCTGACAAAGTTATGGAAGTGATTAATCCAGATGAGGATTATGTTTGGGTGCATGATTATCATCTCATGGTTTTTCCAACTTTCTTGAGAAAGATGTATCATCGGATAAAACTCGGATTTTTCCTTCACATCCCTTTTCCTTCGTCGGAAATGTATCGAACGTTACCTGTCAGAGAGGAGATTTTGAGGGCTCTTCTGAATTGTGATCTCATCGGATTCCATACTTTTGATTATGCTAGGCATTTCTTGTCATGTTGTGGTAGGATGCTTGGATTGGACTACCAATCCAAGCGGGGTTATATTGGACTGGATTACTTCGGTAGAACTATTAGTATTAAGATCCTCCCCATTGGGGTTCACATGGGTCAAATTCAATCTCTCATGGCACTACCAGATACCACGAATAAAGTAAGGgaattaaaggaaaaatatgatgggAAAATTGTGTTGTTAGGTATAGATGATATGGACATGTTCAAGGGGATAAGTTTGAAGTTTATGGCATTGGGGCTGGTTTTGGATGAGAATCCCATTTATAGGGGACGTGTGGTTTTAGTTCAGATCATGAATGCACCGAGGAGTCGAGGGGAGGATATTCAAGAAGTTCAGAATGAGATGACGAAAATTGCAACCGAGGTTAATCAAAAGCATGGTAAGCCGGGGTATGAGCCAATTGTTTGTCTCAATGGGCCAGTGTCCTCTCAAGAAAAAGTCGCATATTATGCCATATCAGAATGTGTTGTGGTTAATGCCATTCGAGATGGAATGAATCTGATGCCATATAAGTACACTGTATCTAGACAAGGCAGCCCCGAGTTAGACAAAGCTTTAGGACTTCACGGTTCTGCCACACCTAGGAAGAGTGTTACTATAGTATCAGAATTCATCGGCTGTTCTCCATCCCTCAGTGGTGCCATCCGGGTAAATCCTTGGGATATTAATAGCGTGACCGAGGCCATGGTTTCAGGAATCAAGATGACCGACTCTGAGAAAGAGTTGCGCCACGAGAAGCATTACAAGTACATTTTGTCGCATGACATTGCCTATTGGGCTAGGAGTTTCGATAAGGATCTTGAGAAAGCTTGTGCTGAGCAATACAACAAGAGGTGTTGGGGTATTGGATTCGGTTTGAATTCGAGAGTAATTGCATTGGGTCAGAATTTCAGGAAACTTTCTGTGGAACTTATCGTTGCTGCATATAACAGCATGAAGAACAGGCTTATACTTCTCGACTATGATGGTACTGTGATGCCACAAGATAGAGTGGACAAAACTCCAAGCCCTGAGGTCATATCGGTCTTGAACGATTTATGCAGTGACCCAAATAATATGGTGTTTATTGTTAGTGGCAGAGGAAAGGATTCATTGGGGAAGTGGTTCTCACAATGTGAGCGGCTTGGGCTATCAGCAGAACATGGTTATTTCACAAG GTGGAATAAGGTTTCTCCATGGGAATCTTGCGGATTAGCAGTTGACTTGGATTGGAGAAAGATTGTGTTACCCGTAATGGAACATTACACGGAGGCGACAGATGGTTCTTGGATTGAGATTAAGGAAAGTGCCTTAGTTTGGCACCATCAAGAAGCCGATCCTGATTTTGGTTCGTGGCAAGCGAAAGAACTTCTTGATCACTTGGAGAGCGTTCTTGCTAACGATCCCGTGGTTGTAAAACGTGGCCAGCAAATAGTCGAGGTGAAACCTCAG GGCGTGAGCAAAGGCATGGTGGTAAAGAATGCAATAGAAACGATGCAGATCAAAGGGCAGCCGGCAGATTTTGTTCTGTGCATAGGCGATGACAGATCCGATGAAGACATGTTCGAGGCTATAGCAAGCTCGGTTGCCAACCGAGTATTGCCTGCAGCAGCAGAAGTATTTGCCTGCACCGTCGGCCAGAAACCAAGCATGGCAAAATATTATTTAGACGACACATTTGAAGTCATCAAAATGCTCCAGGGCCTTTCAGCTTTCGCATCAGCACAGAAATCTGGTCTAGTTTGA